In Sphingomonas sp. PAMC26645, one DNA window encodes the following:
- a CDS encoding DUF5818 domain-containing protein, which produces MPMGSKHEETGRLDLENGNLVFRRDAGGTWRLDASRRAQELAGERVTVVGTRVDFDLLQTISVERLRSPI; this is translated from the coding sequence ATGCCCATGGGTTCGAAGCACGAGGAGACCGGCCGGCTAGACCTGGAGAATGGAAATCTCGTGTTTCGACGGGATGCAGGAGGCACTTGGCGGCTCGACGCCTCACGTCGGGCTCAAGAGTTAGCCGGGGAAAGGGTAACCGTCGTTGGCACGCGCGTCGATTTTGATCTGCTGCAAACCATATCCGTCGAACGGCTCCGAAGCCCAATATAG